The Bradyrhizobium ottawaense genome window below encodes:
- a CDS encoding OsmC family protein, whose product MDAAELRQMQAPIKERYKTDPKTALITLKAKGSTDSEGIACKVETGRAIALAGLHPATGGSGLELCSGDMLLEALVACAGVTLKSVATAIEVPLKTGNVYAEGDLDFRGTLGVDKETPVGFAEIRLRFEVDTSAPQDKLDLLLKLTERYCVVYQTIKNGPKVSVSMQRM is encoded by the coding sequence ATGGACGCTGCAGAGCTGCGCCAGATGCAGGCTCCGATCAAGGAGCGCTACAAGACCGATCCCAAGACCGCGCTGATCACGCTGAAGGCCAAGGGCTCCACCGACAGCGAAGGCATCGCCTGCAAGGTCGAGACCGGCCGCGCCATCGCGCTTGCGGGCCTGCATCCGGCGACCGGCGGTTCCGGCCTCGAGCTCTGCTCCGGGGACATGTTGCTTGAGGCGCTCGTCGCCTGTGCCGGGGTCACGTTGAAGTCGGTCGCGACTGCGATCGAGGTGCCGCTCAAGACCGGCAACGTCTATGCCGAGGGCGATCTCGATTTCCGCGGCACGCTCGGCGTCGACAAGGAGACCCCGGTCGGCTTCGCCGAGATCCGTCTGCGCTTCGAGGTCGACACATCGGCGCCGCAGGACAAGCTAGATCTCCTGCTCAAGCTGACCGAGCGCTATTGCGTGGTCTACCAGACCATCAAGAACGGCCCGAAGGTTTCGGTGTCGATGCAGCGGATGTGA
- a CDS encoding ABC transporter ATP-binding protein, translating into MLALDRVSKTYPNGVQALSRFSADIRLGEIIAIIGGSGCGKSTLLRAIAGLDRASAGTVTLDNEAIVSPHAKIGIIFQEPRLLPWLSVADNIGFGLADLSAAQRREKVARALERVGLAEKAQAWPRELSGGQAQRVAIARALVPQPEVLLLDEPFSALDAFTRRDLQDHLLDLWADTRPTLILVTHDVDEAVVLADRVLVMRPRPGRLFDQIEINLGRPRDRNSPLFENFKRSVLTSLDRSLDRNVPDRDATQGPGQAMWW; encoded by the coding sequence ATGCTGGCGCTCGACCGGGTCAGCAAGACCTATCCCAACGGCGTACAGGCGCTTTCGCGCTTCTCCGCCGACATCAGGCTGGGCGAGATCATCGCCATCATCGGCGGCTCCGGATGTGGCAAGTCCACGCTGCTGCGCGCCATCGCCGGCCTCGATCGCGCCAGCGCTGGCACGGTGACGCTCGACAATGAGGCGATCGTCTCGCCGCATGCCAAGATCGGCATCATCTTCCAGGAGCCGCGGCTGCTGCCCTGGCTCAGCGTCGCCGACAATATCGGCTTCGGCCTTGCCGATTTGTCCGCGGCGCAGCGGCGCGAGAAGGTCGCGCGTGCGCTCGAACGCGTCGGGCTGGCGGAAAAGGCGCAGGCCTGGCCGCGCGAGCTCTCCGGCGGACAGGCGCAGCGGGTTGCGATCGCACGGGCGCTGGTGCCGCAGCCGGAGGTGCTGTTGCTGGACGAGCCGTTCTCCGCGCTCGATGCCTTCACCCGCAGGGATCTCCAGGATCATCTGCTCGACCTCTGGGCGGACACGCGGCCGACGCTCATCCTCGTCACACACGACGTCGACGAGGCCGTGGTGCTGGCCGACCGCGTGCTGGTGATGCGGCCGCGGCCGGGCCGGTTGTTCGACCAGATCGAGATCAATCTCGGCCGCCCACGCGACCGCAATTCGCCGCTGTTCGAGAATTTCAAGCGAAGTGTGCTGACGTCACTCGACCGTTCGCTCGACCGCAATGTGCCCGACCGTGACGCAACCCAGGGTCCCGGTCAGGCCATGTGGTGGTGA
- a CDS encoding methyl-accepting chemotaxis protein, producing MFGRKSQIDAQARLDAIGRSQAMIEFNLDGTILTANKNFLDALGYRLDEIQGKHHSMFLPADQRDSAEYKAFWAALNRGECQAREFKRIAKGGREVWIEAAYNPVLDGNGKAVMVAKIATDITAKKMRSMTDASKIAAISRAQAVIEFKLDGTIVTANENFCKTLGYSLAEIEGKHHSLFVAEADRNGTAYREFWAALNRGDYQAGEFKRIGKGGREVWILASYNPLLDETGKPYGVVKFATDITADKLKNADLAGQISAIDKAQAVIEFNMDGTIIAANANFLSALGYSMAEIKGKHHSMFVEPTERDGAAYREFWAALNRGQYQAAEYKRIGKGGKAVYIQASYNPILDLNGKPFKVVKYATDTTRQVLVRMGNERVRGMMESVAAGSEELNASVREISEAMTKSRETAMSAVEQVASADAQAQRLTEAAQSMSGIVEMINSITGQINLLALNATIESARAGEAGRGFAVVASEVKSLANQAKQATDKIGQEIGSLNGISGDVVSALGSIKQAINNVSEYVTSTAAAVEEQSTVTNEMSTSMQRAAAEAAAIAARA from the coding sequence ATGTTCGGTCGCAAGTCCCAGATTGACGCACAAGCACGGCTCGATGCGATCGGCCGCTCCCAGGCCATGATCGAATTCAATCTGGATGGCACGATTCTCACGGCCAACAAGAACTTTCTCGACGCCCTCGGCTATCGGCTTGACGAGATCCAGGGCAAGCATCATTCCATGTTCTTGCCGGCCGACCAGCGCGACAGCGCCGAGTACAAGGCGTTCTGGGCTGCGTTGAACCGTGGCGAGTGTCAGGCCCGCGAGTTCAAGCGGATCGCGAAGGGCGGCCGCGAAGTCTGGATCGAAGCAGCCTACAATCCGGTGCTCGACGGCAATGGTAAGGCGGTGATGGTCGCCAAGATCGCGACCGACATCACCGCGAAGAAGATGCGGAGCATGACGGATGCGTCGAAGATCGCCGCCATCAGCCGTGCCCAGGCCGTCATCGAATTTAAGCTCGACGGCACCATCGTCACCGCCAACGAGAATTTCTGCAAGACGCTCGGCTATTCGTTGGCCGAGATCGAGGGCAAGCATCATAGCCTGTTCGTGGCCGAGGCCGACCGCAACGGCACGGCCTATCGCGAGTTCTGGGCCGCACTCAACCGCGGCGACTACCAGGCCGGGGAGTTCAAGCGTATCGGCAAGGGTGGCCGCGAGGTCTGGATTCTCGCTTCCTACAATCCGCTGCTCGACGAGACCGGCAAGCCGTACGGTGTCGTCAAGTTCGCGACCGACATCACCGCGGACAAGCTGAAGAACGCCGATCTTGCCGGTCAGATATCGGCGATCGACAAGGCCCAGGCCGTGATCGAATTCAACATGGACGGCACGATCATCGCCGCCAACGCCAACTTCCTCAGCGCGCTCGGCTACTCGATGGCCGAGATCAAGGGCAAGCACCACAGCATGTTCGTCGAGCCCACGGAGCGCGACGGCGCCGCCTATCGCGAGTTCTGGGCCGCGCTCAACCGCGGTCAGTACCAGGCGGCCGAATACAAGCGCATCGGCAAGGGCGGCAAGGCGGTTTACATCCAGGCCTCCTACAACCCGATCCTCGACCTCAACGGCAAGCCGTTCAAGGTCGTGAAATATGCCACCGACACCACGCGGCAGGTGCTGGTCCGCATGGGCAACGAGCGCGTGCGCGGCATGATGGAATCCGTCGCCGCCGGTTCGGAGGAACTGAACGCGTCGGTGCGGGAGATCTCCGAGGCGATGACCAAGTCCCGCGAGACCGCGATGAGCGCGGTGGAGCAGGTCGCCTCCGCCGACGCTCAGGCCCAGCGTCTCACCGAGGCGGCGCAATCGATGAGCGGCATCGTCGAGATGATCAACAGCATCACCGGACAGATCAACCTCTTGGCGCTGAACGCCACGATCGAATCGGCCCGGGCCGGCGAAGCCGGCCGCGGCTTTGCGGTGGTCGCCTCCGAAGTGAAGAGCCTCGCCAATCAGGCCAAGCAGGCCACCGACAAGATCGGCCAGGAGATCGGCAGCCTCAACGGCATCTCCGGCGACGTCGTCAGCGCACTCGGCTCGATCAAGCAGGCGATCAACAATGTCAGCGAATACGTGACATCGACCGCCGCTGCCGTCGAGGAGCAGAGCACGGTGACGAACGAGATGTCGACCAGCATGCAGCGCGCCGCCGCGGAAGCCGCGGCGATCGCGGCGCGGGCGTAG
- the pcaH gene encoding protocatechuate 3,4-dioxygenase subunit beta — translation MTFIYPTDSNKAHPLPLSPDYKSSIKRAPNKPLIPMRHTLSELTGPVYGHETVRKGDNDLTTQHKGEPIGERIIVHGHVRDEDGRGVPNSLVEIWQANSCGRYVHVRDQHPAPLDPNFTGAGRTVSDAAGYYRFVSIKPGAYPWGNHHNAWRPAHIHLSVFGHSFVTRLVTQMYFPNDPLFPFDPIFNSVPDEKARARMVSSFDLENTQPEWALCYRFDVVLRGKNATPMENH, via the coding sequence ATGACATTCATCTATCCCACTGACAGCAACAAGGCGCATCCGCTGCCGCTGTCGCCCGACTACAAGAGCTCGATCAAGCGTGCGCCGAACAAGCCCTTGATCCCGATGCGCCATACGTTGTCGGAGCTGACAGGCCCGGTCTACGGCCACGAGACCGTCCGCAAAGGCGACAACGACCTCACCACCCAGCACAAGGGCGAGCCGATCGGCGAGCGCATCATCGTGCACGGCCATGTGCGCGACGAGGACGGCCGCGGCGTGCCGAACTCTCTGGTCGAGATCTGGCAGGCCAATTCCTGCGGCCGTTACGTCCATGTCCGCGACCAGCATCCGGCGCCGCTCGATCCGAATTTCACGGGGGCCGGCCGCACCGTGAGCGATGCTGCCGGCTACTACCGCTTCGTCAGCATCAAGCCGGGCGCCTATCCCTGGGGCAATCACCACAATGCCTGGCGTCCCGCGCATATCCATCTGTCGGTGTTCGGCCATTCCTTCGTCACGCGCCTCGTGACGCAGATGTATTTTCCGAACGATCCGCTGTTCCCGTTCGATCCGATCTTCAACTCGGTGCCGGACGAGAAGGCGCGGGCGCGGATGGTCTCCTCGTTCGATCTCGAGAACACCCAGCCCGAATGGGCGCTGTGCTACCGCTTTGACGTCGTGCTGCGCGGCAAGAACGCCACCCCCATGGAGAATCACTAA
- the pcaF gene encoding 3-oxoadipyl-CoA thiolase, which produces MRDVFICDAVRTPIGRFGGSLAKVRADDLAAAPIKALMAKHPNLDWAQVDEVFFGCANQAGEDNRNVARMALLLAGLPDSVPGQTLNRLCASGLDAVGAAGRAIRSGEIELAIAGGVESMTRAPFVMGKAQEAFSRSAEIFDTTIGWRFINPLLKAQYGVDAMPETGENVAEEFQVSRADQDAFAIRSQQRAGKAIAAGYFAEEIIPITIPGGKAGPVTVDKDEHPRPETTLEGLAKLKTIVRNPGTVTAGNASGVNDGAAAMILASEAAVKKHGLTPRARILGLASAGVPPRIMGIGPVPATRKLMERLGKKISDFDLIELNEAFASQGIACMRQLGVADDADFVNPHGGAIALGHPLGMSGARLALTAVHGMEKRGGKLALATMCVGVGQGVAVAIEKLN; this is translated from the coding sequence ATGCGTGACGTCTTTATCTGCGATGCCGTGCGGACTCCGATCGGCCGCTTCGGCGGCTCGCTCGCCAAGGTGCGCGCCGACGATCTGGCCGCTGCCCCGATCAAGGCGCTGATGGCCAAGCACCCCAATCTCGACTGGGCGCAGGTGGACGAAGTCTTCTTCGGCTGTGCCAACCAGGCCGGCGAGGACAACCGCAACGTCGCCCGCATGGCGCTCCTGCTCGCAGGCCTGCCGGATTCGGTTCCCGGCCAGACGCTCAACCGGCTCTGTGCCTCCGGCCTCGATGCGGTCGGTGCGGCCGGCCGCGCCATCCGCTCCGGCGAGATCGAGCTCGCCATTGCCGGCGGCGTCGAATCCATGACGCGTGCGCCGTTCGTGATGGGCAAGGCGCAGGAAGCCTTCTCGCGTTCGGCCGAGATCTTCGACACCACCATCGGCTGGCGCTTCATCAATCCGCTGCTGAAGGCGCAGTACGGCGTCGATGCCATGCCGGAGACCGGCGAGAACGTCGCCGAGGAATTCCAGGTCTCACGTGCCGACCAGGACGCCTTTGCCATCCGCTCGCAGCAGCGCGCAGGCAAGGCGATCGCGGCCGGCTATTTTGCGGAAGAAATCATTCCGATCACCATTCCCGGCGGCAAGGCGGGTCCTGTAACCGTCGACAAGGATGAGCATCCGCGTCCCGAGACCACGCTCGAAGGTTTGGCAAAACTGAAGACGATCGTGCGCAATCCCGGCACGGTGACCGCCGGCAACGCCTCCGGCGTCAATGACGGCGCCGCCGCCATGATCCTGGCTTCGGAAGCTGCGGTGAAGAAGCATGGCCTGACGCCGCGCGCGCGCATCCTCGGCCTTGCCTCGGCCGGCGTGCCGCCGCGCATCATGGGCATCGGTCCCGTGCCCGCGACCCGCAAGCTGATGGAGCGGCTCGGCAAGAAGATCAGCGATTTCGACCTGATCGAGCTCAACGAGGCCTTCGCCTCGCAGGGCATTGCCTGCATGCGCCAGCTCGGCGTCGCTGACGATGCGGATTTCGTCAATCCGCATGGCGGCGCCATCGCGCTCGGCCATCCCCTCGGCATGAGCGGCGCGCGCCTCGCGCTCACCGCCGTCCACGGCATGGAGAAGCGCGGCGGCAAGCTCGCGCTCGCCACCATGTGCGTCGGCGTCGGCCAGGGCGTCGCGGTCGCGATCGAGAAGCTGAACTGA
- a CDS encoding dioxygenase: MIIEREQDVTAAALAVMERTSDPRMRQIMISLVKHLHGFVRDVRLTEKEFRDATAVIAELGKLTTDTHNEVVLMAGSLGVSPLVCLLNNGDQGNTETDQSLLGPFWRLNSPRVENGGSIVRSETPGAPLFVNGRVVDKDGRPVVGAEVDVWHASPVGLYENQDPDQADMNLRGKFTTDQDGRFSFRSVMMIGYPIPTGGVVGRLLEAQSRHPYRPAHLHALILKPGFKVLISQVYDPNDPHIDSDVQFGVTQALIGKFLRHDAPHPTEREVATPWYSLDHVYRLEVGEAVLPRPPIK, encoded by the coding sequence ATGATCATCGAGCGCGAGCAGGACGTCACGGCCGCGGCCCTGGCGGTGATGGAGCGGACATCGGATCCGCGCATGCGCCAAATCATGATCTCCCTGGTCAAGCATTTGCACGGCTTCGTGCGCGACGTCCGCCTGACCGAGAAGGAGTTTCGCGATGCCACCGCTGTCATCGCCGAGCTCGGCAAGCTGACCACCGATACGCACAACGAAGTGGTGCTGATGGCGGGCTCGCTCGGCGTCTCGCCGCTGGTGTGCCTGCTCAACAACGGCGATCAGGGCAATACGGAAACCGATCAGTCGCTGCTCGGGCCGTTCTGGCGGCTGAACTCGCCGCGGGTCGAGAATGGCGGATCGATCGTCCGCTCCGAGACCCCGGGTGCGCCGCTATTCGTGAACGGCCGCGTCGTGGACAAGGACGGTCGTCCGGTCGTCGGCGCCGAGGTCGATGTCTGGCACGCCTCTCCGGTCGGCCTCTACGAGAACCAGGATCCCGACCAGGCCGATATGAACCTGCGTGGCAAGTTCACGACCGACCAGGACGGGCGCTTCTCCTTCCGTTCGGTAATGATGATCGGCTATCCCATTCCGACGGGCGGCGTGGTCGGCCGCCTGCTGGAGGCGCAGAGCCGCCATCCCTATCGCCCCGCGCATCTGCATGCCCTGATCCTCAAGCCGGGCTTCAAGGTCCTGATCTCGCAGGTCTACGATCCCAACGATCCCCATATCGACAGCGACGTGCAGTTCGGCGTGACACAGGCGCTGATCGGCAAGTTCCTGCGCCATGACGCGCCACATCCGACCGAACGGGAGGTTGCGACGCCCTGGTATTCGCTCGACCATGTCTACCGGCTCGAAGTCGGGGAAGCCGTACTGCCGCGTCCGCCGATCAAATAG
- a CDS encoding aliphatic sulfonate ABC transporter substrate-binding protein, with protein sequence MTGITRRILLAGAVALAMTPAAKAADPLKEIRIDWATYNPVSMVLKQKGLLEKEFAKDGITVTWVQSAGSNKALEFLNAGSIDFGSTAGSAALVARINGNPIKSIYVYSRPEWTALVTSKDSKIAGVADLKGKRVAVTRGTDPHIFLVRALLGAGLTEKDITPVLLQHADGKTALIRGDVDAWAGLDPMMAQAEVEEGAKLFYRKADANTWGILNVREQFLKDHPDAARRVLAVYEEARKYSLANYDELKKTFIAVTKLPEAVVDKQLKERTELTHSRIGAAQRESILAAGLALQQAGVVDAKVDVKATLDALIDDQVSLPTN encoded by the coding sequence ATGACCGGAATTACACGACGCATTCTGCTGGCGGGAGCTGTTGCGCTCGCAATGACCCCCGCGGCCAAGGCGGCCGATCCGCTCAAGGAAATCCGCATCGACTGGGCGACTTACAATCCGGTGTCGATGGTTCTGAAGCAGAAGGGGCTCCTGGAGAAGGAGTTCGCCAAGGACGGCATCACCGTCACCTGGGTGCAGTCGGCCGGCTCCAACAAGGCGCTCGAATTCCTCAATGCCGGCTCGATCGATTTCGGCTCGACCGCGGGTTCGGCGGCGCTGGTCGCCCGCATCAACGGCAACCCGATCAAGTCGATCTATGTCTATTCGCGCCCTGAGTGGACGGCGCTGGTGACATCAAAGGATTCCAAGATTGCCGGCGTCGCAGACCTCAAGGGCAAGCGCGTCGCGGTGACGCGCGGCACCGATCCGCACATCTTCCTGGTGCGCGCGCTGTTAGGGGCGGGCCTCACCGAAAAGGACATCACCCCGGTGCTGCTCCAGCATGCCGACGGCAAGACCGCACTGATCCGCGGCGACGTCGATGCCTGGGCCGGCCTCGATCCGATGATGGCGCAGGCCGAGGTCGAGGAGGGCGCAAAGCTGTTCTACCGCAAGGCCGACGCCAACACTTGGGGCATCCTCAATGTGCGCGAGCAGTTTTTGAAGGACCATCCCGACGCTGCCCGCCGCGTCCTCGCGGTGTATGAGGAGGCGCGCAAATATTCGCTGGCCAATTACGACGAGCTGAAGAAGACCTTCATCGCGGTCACAAAACTCCCCGAGGCCGTCGTCGACAAGCAGCTCAAGGAGCGCACCGAGCTCACCCACAGCCGCATCGGCGCAGCCCAGCGCGAGTCGATCCTCGCCGCCGGCCTCGCTTTGCAGCAGGCGGGCGTCGTCGATGCAAAGGTCGACGTGAAGGCGACGCTCGACGCCCTGATCGACGACCAGGTCTCGCTGCCGACGAACTGA
- the mutS gene encoding DNA mismatch repair protein MutS: protein MTVQQPIPVPPPDEAPTSPAEAIARVTPMMEQYLEIKAAHQGLLLFYRMGDFYELFFEDAEIASRTLGIVLTKRGKHQGADIPMCGVPVERSEDYLHRLISAGHRVAVCEQTEDPAAAKARGNKSVVRRGVVRLVTPGTLTEDTLLDARANNYLLAIARARSSAGGDRFGLAWIDISTAEFTVMECSGGELAATLARINPNEAIVTDALYNDNELGQTLRELPAVTPLTRDVFDGATAEKRLCDYFAVATMDGLAQLTRLEATAAAAAVTYVDRTQVGKHPPLSPPAREASGATMAIDPATRANLELTRTLAGERRGSLLDAIDCTVTSAGSRLLAQRLAAPLTDAPAIARRLDAVSTFVADSAAREDIRSILRGAPDMSRALARLSVGRGGPRDLAGIRDGIVAADQVLARLGELDQPPQEIAAVMAALQRPSRELASEFASALDEQLPLIKRDGGFVRQGYEPALDEARNLRDASRLVVASMQARYADTTSVKGLKIRHNNVLGYFVEVTAQHGDKLMSAPLNATFIHRQTLAGQVRFTTSELGEIEAKIANAGDRALGLELEIFERLSAKAMAISDDLRAAAHAFALLDVATSLAKLAVDDNYVRPDVDDSLGFAIEAGRHPVVEQALKRNGEPFIANACDLSPSPAQKSGQLWLLTGPNMAGKSTFLRQNALIALLAQIGSFVPATRARIGIIDRLFSRVGAADDLARGRSTFMVEMVETAAILNQAGERSLVILDEIGRGTATFDGLSIAWAAIEHLHESNRCRTLFATHYHELTALSAKLPRMFNATVRVKEWQGNVVFLHEVLPGSADRSYGIQVAKLAGLPPAVITRAKSVLSKLEAQDRGQTARALVDDLPLFAVPSRAAAEAAPPSEADLLMEAVKALHPDEMSPREALDALYALKAKLPKQ, encoded by the coding sequence ATGACAGTACAACAGCCGATACCTGTGCCGCCCCCCGACGAAGCGCCCACCTCGCCAGCGGAAGCCATCGCGCGCGTGACGCCGATGATGGAACAGTACCTGGAGATCAAGGCGGCGCATCAGGGCCTACTGCTGTTCTACAGGATGGGTGACTTCTACGAGCTGTTCTTCGAGGACGCCGAGATCGCCTCCAGGACGCTCGGCATCGTGCTGACGAAGCGCGGCAAGCATCAGGGCGCCGACATCCCGATGTGCGGCGTGCCGGTCGAGCGCTCCGAGGACTATCTGCACCGCCTGATCTCGGCCGGGCACCGCGTCGCGGTCTGCGAGCAGACCGAGGATCCCGCTGCCGCGAAGGCGCGTGGCAACAAGAGTGTGGTCCGCCGCGGCGTGGTGCGGCTGGTCACGCCGGGCACGCTGACCGAAGACACGCTGCTCGATGCCCGCGCCAACAATTATCTGCTCGCGATCGCGCGCGCCCGCTCCTCTGCCGGCGGCGACCGCTTCGGCCTCGCCTGGATCGACATCTCGACCGCCGAGTTCACCGTGATGGAATGCTCGGGCGGCGAGCTCGCCGCAACGCTGGCGCGCATCAACCCGAACGAGGCCATCGTCACCGACGCGCTCTATAACGACAACGAGCTCGGACAGACCTTGCGCGAGCTGCCGGCCGTGACACCCCTGACGCGCGACGTCTTCGACGGCGCCACCGCCGAGAAGCGGCTGTGCGATTACTTTGCCGTCGCGACCATGGACGGGCTGGCGCAGCTGACGCGGCTGGAGGCCACCGCAGCAGCAGCAGCCGTCACCTATGTCGACCGCACCCAGGTCGGCAAGCATCCGCCGCTGTCGCCGCCCGCGCGCGAAGCCTCGGGCGCAACGATGGCGATCGACCCGGCCACGCGCGCCAATCTGGAACTGACGCGAACCCTCGCCGGCGAACGCCGCGGCTCGCTGCTCGATGCGATCGACTGCACGGTGACCTCGGCGGGCTCGCGCCTGCTTGCCCAACGCCTGGCCGCGCCGCTGACGGACGCTCCCGCGATCGCGCGCCGGCTCGATGCGGTGAGCACCTTTGTCGCCGATTCAGCTGCGCGCGAAGACATCCGCAGCATCCTGCGCGGTGCGCCCGACATGTCGCGCGCACTGGCGCGTCTGTCGGTCGGACGCGGCGGCCCACGCGACCTCGCAGGCATCCGCGACGGCATCGTCGCCGCCGACCAGGTGCTGGCGCGGCTTGGCGAACTCGATCAGCCGCCGCAGGAGATCGCGGCGGTGATGGCGGCCTTGCAGCGACCGTCGCGCGAGCTCGCATCCGAATTCGCCAGCGCGCTCGACGAGCAGCTGCCGCTGATCAAGCGCGACGGCGGCTTCGTTCGACAGGGCTATGAGCCCGCGCTCGACGAAGCCCGAAACCTGCGCGATGCCTCGCGTCTCGTCGTGGCCTCGATGCAGGCGCGCTACGCCGACACGACGTCCGTGAAAGGCCTCAAGATCCGGCACAACAACGTGCTCGGCTATTTCGTCGAGGTCACCGCGCAGCACGGCGACAAGCTGATGTCGGCGCCGCTGAACGCCACCTTCATCCATCGCCAGACGCTGGCGGGCCAAGTGCGCTTCACCACTTCGGAACTCGGCGAGATCGAAGCCAAGATCGCCAATGCCGGCGACCGCGCCCTCGGGCTCGAGCTCGAGATCTTCGAGCGGCTGTCAGCCAAGGCCATGGCGATCAGCGACGATCTACGCGCCGCCGCCCACGCCTTCGCCTTGCTCGACGTCGCGACCTCGCTGGCAAAACTCGCGGTCGACGACAATTATGTGCGACCGGATGTGGACGACTCGCTCGGCTTTGCGATCGAGGCCGGCCGCCATCCCGTGGTGGAGCAGGCCCTGAAGCGCAATGGCGAGCCGTTCATCGCCAATGCCTGCGACCTCTCACCAAGCCCGGCGCAAAAGTCCGGCCAGCTCTGGCTGCTCACCGGCCCCAACATGGCCGGTAAATCGACCTTCCTGCGCCAGAACGCGCTGATCGCCCTTCTTGCCCAGATCGGCAGCTTCGTGCCGGCCACGCGGGCGCGGATCGGCATCATCGACCGCCTGTTCTCCCGCGTCGGCGCCGCCGACGATCTCGCCCGCGGCCGCTCCACCTTCATGGTGGAGATGGTCGAGACCGCGGCGATCCTGAACCAGGCCGGCGAGCGCTCGCTCGTGATCCTGGATGAGATCGGTCGCGGCACCGCGACCTTCGACGGTCTCTCGATCGCCTGGGCCGCGATCGAGCATCTGCACGAAAGCAATCGCTGCCGCACGCTGTTCGCCACGCATTATCACGAACTGACCGCGCTCTCGGCCAAGCTGCCGCGGATGTTCAACGCCACGGTGCGGGTGAAGGAGTGGCAGGGCAATGTCGTATTCCTGCACGAGGTGCTGCCGGGCTCGGCCGACCGCTCCTACGGCATCCAGGTGGCCAAGCTCGCCGGCCTGCCGCCGGCCGTGATCACGCGCGCGAAGTCGGTGCTCTCCAAGCTGGAGGCGCAGGACCGCGGCCAGACCGCGCGCGCGCTGGTGGACGACCTGCCGCTATTCGCCGTGCCCTCGCGCGCGGCCGCCGAAGCCGCTCCGCCGAGCGAGGCGGACCTCTTGATGGAAGCCGTGAAGGCGCTGCATCCGGACGAGATGTCGCCACGCGAGGCGCTGGATGCGTTGTATGCGTTGAAGGCCAAGCTGCCGAAGCAGTGA
- a CDS encoding ABC transporter permease, with translation MISDAPALQQTSEPAESAAAPSRAARYARPVLGLLLPVALALGWELVVWLGWSNGRLVPPPSRVFATLAELARSGELVRHITATLWRVGLGFAFGVIAGTLLGAVSGYWSLARRLLDPTVQALRAIPSLAWVPLFILWLGIFETSKVALIAVGVFFPVYLGVMGAILSVDRKIVEVGRTFRLSGFAMIRRILLPAVLPAYVVSLRVGLGLGWMFVVAAELIGASEGLGYLLLDGQQLGKPAQILAAIVIFAILGKLTDWLIEVAAAPFLRWQDAFGRAKGA, from the coding sequence ATGATCTCCGACGCGCCAGCCTTGCAACAGACTTCGGAACCGGCCGAGAGCGCTGCTGCGCCCTCGCGCGCCGCGCGTTATGCACGGCCGGTGCTGGGGCTGCTGCTGCCGGTCGCGCTTGCGCTCGGCTGGGAGCTCGTGGTGTGGCTCGGCTGGTCGAACGGACGGCTGGTGCCGCCGCCTTCGCGCGTTTTTGCCACCCTCGCCGAGCTCGCCCGCTCCGGCGAGCTGGTCCGCCACATCACCGCAACGCTGTGGCGCGTCGGGCTCGGCTTCGCCTTCGGTGTGATCGCAGGCACGTTGCTGGGGGCCGTCTCCGGCTACTGGTCGCTGGCGCGCCGGCTGCTCGATCCGACCGTGCAGGCGCTGCGCGCGATTCCGTCGCTCGCCTGGGTGCCGCTGTTCATCCTCTGGCTCGGTATCTTCGAGACCTCGAAGGTCGCGCTGATCGCGGTCGGGGTGTTCTTTCCAGTCTATCTCGGCGTGATGGGCGCGATCCTCTCGGTGGATCGCAAGATCGTGGAGGTCGGCCGGACCTTTCGCCTCTCGGGCTTCGCCATGATCCGCCGCATCCTGCTGCCGGCGGTGCTGCCGGCCTATGTGGTTTCCCTGCGCGTCGGTCTCGGCCTCGGCTGGATGTTCGTGGTCGCGGCCGAGCTGATCGGTGCCTCCGAAGGGCTCGGCTATCTCCTGCTCGACGGCCAGCAGCTCGGCAAGCCCGCGCAGATCCTCGCCGCCATCGTGATCTTCGCCATCCTGGGAAAGCTCACCGATTGGCTGATCGAGGTTGCGGCCGCACCTTTCCTGCGCTGGCAGGATGCCTTCGGGCGCGCGAAGGGAGCTTGA